The window CATTAAAAGATGTTGGCGCCAAAACTGTTTATATTGCTGCAACTCATCCAATATTTAGTGGTAAAGCTGTTGAACGGTTAAAAAATGCTGTTGCTAGTGGTATTGTGAATGAAGTTGTTGTTACTAATTCAATTGAATTATTAGAAGCAAAAAAATTTACTGGTTTAAAAATAATTTCTATTGCTGGTTTTTTAGCGAAGATGATTAACGCTTCTATTAATTGTGAATCATTGTCAGAAATATATATCACTCGTTCAAAAAAATATCAAATTTACAGGAGTAATAGTTAATTAACTCGCATTCTAGCGAGTTTTGTTTATTTAATAGATTTCTTGCATAACCTAGTTAATTGTTATCAAAATTATTTTAGATTTTAGAAAAATGTTTATTTTAAAGTGGTTAAATTTAAAATTTTTATTATTTTAATAGGTTATGCAAGAAATCTAATGAATTTTTTGAGAAAGGTTAAAAAAATGAAATTAATTGTAGGTCTAGGAAACCCTAATAAAGAATATGTCCATACGCGACATAATATTGGTTTTCAAATTATTGATGCTTTAGTTAAAAAATGAAATATTAAGTTAGATAATAAAAAAATGGATGGTCAATATGGTAAAACGATTAAAAATAATGAAAGTATTATTTTATTAAAGCCATTAACATATATGAATTTATCAGGATATAGTGTTTCATCAATAACTAATTATTTTAAAATTGCAATATCCGACATCATTGTTATTTATGATGATGTTGATTTAGAACTTGGGGTTATAAAATTACGGCATGCGGGTAGT is drawn from Spiroplasma endosymbiont of Asaphidion curtum and contains these coding sequences:
- the pth gene encoding aminoacyl-tRNA hydrolase, whose protein sequence is MKLIVGLGNPNKEYVHTRHNIGFQIIDALVKKWNIKLDNKKMDGQYGKTIKNNESIILLKPLTYMNLSGYSVSSITNYFKIAISDIIVIYDDVDLELGVIKLRHAGSSGGHNGVNSIINSLNSNKIKRIKIGIGKDNAYDTSSWVLGKFTNKEKPIIDDTVNKVLNIIDDFVVDFNFERVMNIYN